The nucleotide sequence acatgtatgtaatcgtaaaaatacacataataaataataaaattatcctaaacataaaaatatataaataaaaatattgtttattaggaattctgcgagttctgtaaatatttatgtttctgaaatgatcctggccctaATAATATGAAATAATAACAATTAAAAGCATATACGAAATATTATGTTTCTTTTTtaagttttatattttttcttTATTGGTTTACTTAACTTAGTTTGATAAAAATAAGTCTTTGTTTTAGTTGATATTTACTATATGACTTTGTTTATGATGGATTGGTAAAAATAAATTATCACACCCTAGCGTAATGAAAAGAAATTATATATGTTGTGATTCCTTGATTATAAAAGTCTGGTTTCGTCGTTactaaaagaaaaagaaattcaATTCTACATCTGATATCAAcaggaaaaaaaaaagatgaagtagCTATAACACAGATATATATCAACTAGGGTACACTATAAAAAGCTAAaacctaattcaaataatttttttaaattatctgaGTTTATCTAATAGACCAAAACATTGAAAGCTCTTCAATTTGCTAGGAGCAAGATTGTAATTTATGTTCGCTTCTacgcctgtaaacgaaccgacatgttcatgttcgttcatttaactttaaccgaacacgaacacgaacatataatcgaacacattttttttgttcttgttcgttcattaagaaatcgggcatgttcgtgttcgtttatgttcgttcgtcaaagcctaaacgaacagttcacgaacataaacgaacacaaacgaacataaaaataattaactgaacatatttgaataaacataaattaacatgattgaagaaacaagtctaatatattacatTTCATCCAAAAACACATCTAAATAAGGGTTCATAGATATACTAATTATATAACTActtagaaaacctaatatttttataaatataactatttatgtatttattaaatTTAAACGAACGTAAATAaacaaacgttcacgaacataaatgaacgaacataaaagaatgttcacgaacataaatgaacgaacacaaggtgtgttcatgttcgttcatttaattaaacgaacaaatttttttgttcgtgttcgttcgtttattaaataaacgaacataaacgaacttcccgccgaacaagttcatgaacagttcatgaacgttcggttcgtttacaggcctattCGCTTCAACTTGCTACCCATTTTAATTGTTTTGATAGAGCCATTTTACCGGTCTATTTTTTTCTTCACCCATGATGAATAATCTTGTATCCGTCACTGTTAGCAAAGCATCTTCTTCCTATGTATGACTAGTGAAGTCATATAGGATGCTTTAATAATCTAGATAAATAAAACCTAAACTTTAGTTAAAACAAGAAAAATATAAGGTCATAAATAATATTGCTAATAATGGTGACGGGGATTGACCAATATACCACATAAACTTTGTTTAcaaatgttatatttttatttataaacactTCTCTACTATATATAAAAAATCTTAAATAGAACTTAAGTATTTGGTGGCCCTATGCGAGTGCCTAGGTTTGTATGTTACTTAGGCCTGCCCTGACGCCAAGTTACAAAACCCTTGTATAATTCCATAAAAAAGGCCACAAGGTTTTGTCATCCAGCTTCTGCTAGATGCTTACTTTCTTAAAGGCCACGAAGCCGTAGAATATCTCGCTAGATGCTTATTGATAAAAAAGGAATACTTCACATATGTTTCatgtataatatatattattttaacaaccaCTAAATAGCATATAGCCATGGATGCTATATAGAGTGATGAACAACATTTGTTTCATAGGAATGCCTTCACTGCGAAAAGAAGATGTGATTTAGCATCACATGAGAAATGTGCGCTTACGTGATCCgttctaagcataccatgagaaATAATAATTTGTTGGAGGCATTCAGTTGTTGTTATTGTTAGGAATATTGGGTTTTAATAATCACAATTATTCGTCGTTGGTCGCCAACAGTCTCAACTTAAAAATTAACTATTGGCAGTCTCGGTCCCAACAattgacatattggccaccaaCAAACCCTGACTAAAAGAACCCTAACTTCGTTAGTCTTCGTCCACCGTAAAAACCGTTTTTGGCCAGAAGAAGGTTTCTGAAGGTCCGATccaaggttacaaagaggtttgagacgaaaatgttgagttttctaGTCAAAAAGTCGACTTTTTCCAgccaaaaagaagttttccgACGACTTCAATAATTGAGgattttactagaaaaaggttACTAAAGATCCGTAATAAGGGTACAAAGAGGTTTGAGACGAAAATGTTGAATTTTCCGACCAAAAAAGGAGTTTTCCtgccaaaaacgtttttccaacGACCGGAGACTAACAGCGTGAGgtttctgttagtcagggtccattggaggccaatatgttaatagttgggactgctagtggttatttttgaagtttgAACTGTTGGCGGCCGACGAcaaatagttgagattattaaaatctaacATTCCTTATTGTTATGCACTTGAGAAGTCAACATTGCTTTTGAATCCTTTTTAGGTTTCTTAGTTAGTTGATCTTTGTTTAAACTGATTAAGTTGACGAGTACTATTTAACAGttcatagattttttttttaaattttgcaCAAAGTTttgataactttttttttttttttgcaataagtttaaactttttttgccattttcttAATTGTGTTTGCACttttttaacttttaaaaaatattttgcaattttaaaaaattatatgTTGGCATTTTTAAGCCATGTcaatatatttataaaaagaaaaatttaaaTAAATGTCATATACGATGAATGACCTTCTATTTAGGTCTAATATTTAGGATTGAAACATCCAAATAAACTTGAATGATCTCATTAAAACAATCCTGAAGTTTGATTACTATTTAGGAAAGTTACCCCTTATAAAAACCTACAAGGATTTGACATCTAGTTTTGGCTAGATGCCCATCTTAAAAGTCACAGGCTCCCACTAGATGCGCATTCCCGTTACTACTTTTACTTGAAAAGTTGAAGTTTACTCACGATATTCTTTTAAATTTCTCaataataaaatacaaaatatacaTAATGAGGATCTTGGAAATTTCATCTGCAAGAAAAATATAGTTTTATCATTCATACTTTTTAGCACTAATGTTTTTCTTCATATCATTGCTTAAAGGAGGAAGTACAACCCCCAAATAAAGAGAGAGCATTGGAACTTCAGTTGACACATGAAATTATTGTAAGACCCTCTTTTTTTCCTTTCAACATTCTATCATATTAATATTACTCATGGTtttaaagaaagaaagaaattgcATATTAGACAAACACAaaagttttcttattcgtataactTATTCTCTTACAATCATGATTGTTCCTATTCGTCATCATTTATGTCAACTAAaattttcatttgatttacaAATCATGCAATATTTAAATTAGATTTCATATTTACATAAAGATTAACATATTAACATATGTAACCCCCCTTTCTTACCAACAATTAACTTAGTTGGTCTAGCAACTTATTTCATTTCAATAACACTAAGGCAACACTATAAATGATTTGTGGGCTTGTAAAAACGTGGTGCGAAGAGGGTGGAATTAGATGGATATTAACTTCATCTGAAGAGATTTTAACTACTCAATTTCTTTCAATTACCTTCTCATTTTTTCTACCTTAGTTGTAACTCCTTGTCACATATCTAATTTGCAGGTGGGGAAGAACTTGGAACACTTGAAGATTCCTCTCACTCATATTCAATCAGCAACCCATGATTTCTCAAACGAACACAGAATTGCAAATTTCCCGGAAGGCTATGCTTTTTACAGAGCAGAAATCGAGCATTATGATAAAGAGAATCCATCATCCAAGAGAAAGAACAATGTACTTATCAAACGATGCCTTTCTGGAAGTGAGTGGTATAGAGAAAAAGAGTTTCTCACTTAATTAGAAATTCTTTCTAGTGAAGTTAAGCATCCCAAGATAGTCAATCTGCTTGGATTTTGTGTTGAAGCTTCTGAGATGATCCTTATCATTGAAGATTTTTCTCATGAATTCCTTGGTGATTTTTTGGGAGACCTCAAAGACAAACGTCTTTTGACTTGggaaaaacgtttgaaaatctcTGTCGATGTTGCATACGCATTGAACTACATTCACTTTGAGATGGAAGACCAAAAGGCAATAATAAACCGTGATATAAACTGCTATAACATTGGGTTGGATGAGAACTTGGGGGCAAAGATTGTTGACTTCTGGTACTCTGTATTCCTGCCTCCAAATCAAGATGACGAAGCTCTCTATCTCAAATATGTTGGCAAACGTTACTATGCAGATCCAGAATATAAGATGACGTTTAAGTTAAAAAGACAATCAGATGTTTATAGTTTTGGAGTAGTCTTGTTTGAACTTCTATGTGGGAGGTTAGCTAATGACCCAATTTACGTTAAGGAGAGTGACATAGGGCTAGCCCATGTAGCAAGACGAAGCTTTAGCACAAGATCACTAGAAGAGATGATAGATCCTCTAATAAAGGAAGAAATTGGTGAACACAAATTTGTTCTAAATAGAGGACCCAACAAGGATTCTTTGCCCACATTTATTACAATTGCACACCAATGTGTTGCCGAAACTCAAGACCAACGCCCAACAATGAAAGTCGTAGTCAACGAACTTGAGAAAGCATTATTCTTTCAAGTAAGTCATTGTCTAACTTCATCTCATGGATTCCTATAAGTAAAATAGTTTGATGATTCACTATAATGTTAAAAGCAAATGTAGATTGCTTGATGAGGTTAGATCTAAATTAATAAACTGCAAACTATTAGGGTCTACACTATTAGGTATCTTTTCCACTTTCTAACATTTAGCATCCAACCAATTAAGTTTAGTTTATAGACATTATAGAGATTTCTAAATCTTGCCTTTTAGGACTTTGTTGATATGCTTATACAAAAGTACAACAAAAATGAAAGAAGTTCAATTTAAATCTTTTTTTAGAAACAAAGTATAGTGCAAAAATAGTTCAACATAAACCTTTCCATGATACCATCAACTTACCAATTCATCATcgttttatagttttttttacaATATTAATTAATAGTACTAATTTAGTTTTTTTATCAATATATGTATTTTACTTTCTTTGCCATGTTTAACAGGAAAACAACAAGGACAACCCCAAAATGTTACTTGAAGACATAAAACGGGCGACACAAAACTTCAATAATGACAATTGCATCGGGGGAGGAGGATTTGGGGGAGTCTATAAAGGAAACCTTCAAGATGGTGACGGATTTAAAACCATTGTTGCAAAGCGATTGAATTCAAGGTTTGGTCAAGGGGAACAACAATTCTTGAGTGAGCTCCAAATTCTTTTGGATTATAAGCACGAGAATGTCATTGCTCTTCTAGGCTACTgtgatgaaaatgatgaaaagATCATTATTTATGAGTATGCGTCCAGAGGAAGTCTTGATAAGTATTTAGATAATGCTTCTCTTACGTGGGTGAAACGACTTAATATATGCATTGATATTGCAAGAGCGTTATATTTCTTTCATGGAGGAGGTGGAAAACAAGCAAAGGTGATACATAGAGACATCAAATCTGCTAATATATTACTAATCCATGATTGGAAAGCGAAACTTGCTGATTTTGGGCTTTCTTTAATTAGTCCATTAACTCATGAAACAGACTATGTCATCGATCATGCATGTGGCACAACAGGATACTTGGACCCAGTTTACAGAAAATGAGGATTCCTAACTATAGAATCTGATATTTATTCATTTGGTGTGGTATTATTCGAGATGTTATGCGGGAGATCAACGTCTATAATCCACAAGCATGAGGGACACTATCTACCTGATTTCATTAGAAACAAATTTGATGAAGGAAAGCATGATGAGGTAGTGTTCAAGCAAATAAGGGAACATATGGATCCAAAATCTTTAACAACATTCCAAAAGATTGCCTATAGGTGCTTACATCATGAAAGAGAAGAACGGCCGACAACAAACGAAGTTTTACTGCAACTTAAGAAAGTATTGGCATTTCAAGTAAGTTATCACAGTTATATGAAAACAGGATTGTTTGTGTGCATTAGTACAAACCATAACTTTATCTTGTATTCATTGCCAAAGGCTATCAATGGTAATTTTTTATACTAGTAATCTTTTAACGACatgaacaaacacacacacatattaaAATATTGtaattttcaattttagtttattattttttgagtttatatatgttttaattaTTTTGTATCTTTATGATAAAATTTTGAATACTTATAAAACAGCTAATAACCTAATAAATATAGTATGCAAATACTTTTGTATAGATGTATTAAACATACAGAGTTTTATAAATATTATGTGCACCTTTTATATCAAGTACCACAAAATTCATTCCTATTAACTTAATAGGAATAGAAAGTCATGGCTGTAGGCTGTTAGATCCTATGTATTTATGTACATGTTGTTGCTCATACATCTTGTTAGATCTTACCTTCTCATTCATTTGTAACCCATTGTTTTTACACTACTTTACACTTGATAACAGATCATGACTTCAACAATGACCATGTTCGCTCCCTTTCGAATCCCACTTGAAGATGTAGTAAAGGCCACCAACAACTTTCATGATGATTACATTATCCAGCACGATGGAATTAGTATCACATATAAAGGACAACTCTTGTGGTTTGGAAAGGAGATGAAGATTGCTGCACGGAGGTTTGATTGTAAGCACGTGGAAGGAGACCTCAAGTTCTTGAATGAAATTTCAGTGCTTTCTGATTTCAAGCATACAAATGTGGTCTCCATCATTGGGTTCTCTGATGAGAAAGATGAGAAGATCATCATAACCGCGTATGAGGCTACTGGAAGTCTGGGACAGTATATAAACAGCCCAAACCTTACATGGAAGCAAAGATTGAGGATATGTGTAGGTCTGGCTCATGCATTGAGTTACCTCCATTATGACGAGGGACGTGATTATGTTATTATACATTGTAACATCACCAGCGACACAATTCTATTGGATGAGAATGGTAAAGCCAAGCTATCGGGTTTTGAAATTTCCATCAAACAATCAGTAAACTATAAAGACCAGGTGTGCTCTTGTGAACACATTGGCACAATGGGGTGTGTGGACCCAGCAATTGAAAAGACGGGAGGTGTGACCCACAAGTCGGACATTTACTCATTCGGTGTTGTTTTATTCGAAATATTATGCGAGAGGAAAGCATTAATTGATAACGAAGCTGTTAGGTCTCTAGCTCAGTTGGCCAAGTATCATTATGAAAAGGGAACATTGCATGATATCATCCATCCTTATCTATTAAATCAAATATTGTCTCCACAATCACTCCTCATATACTCAAAGGTAGCATATTCTTGCTTAAATGAAGATCGAGCACACCGCCCAGATATGCACTATATTGTGGCTGAACTTGAGAAAGCATTGGAACTTCAGTTGCGTCATgaaaatattgtaagtgttataaatatattatattatgtggTTATCAACTCCATAAATAGATTGACTTGTTCTCCAAGATTTCATCTCTTATATATATTGATTGTAATTCTATGTTAAAAACATATCTATCAATGAAATAACACTCTTTTCTCCCTACATCTCTTTCTCTTATTGTTTGTTATTAGGCTAGTAGGTcgttgtttcacaacacgttatcagcacgagttGCTTTTGAAGTTGGATCATATTCATGGGTGTCATCAATTTTAATTCTCTAAACATGTCATCATACCATAGGTGGTGAAGGTTCAAAGTTATCTATGACTTTCAGTATCTTCTACGGCTAAACCTTTCTAGCCATTCCGGCGGCATTCTCTATCTACAGGTtgaggttagtttttttttatctaTTTAGTTAAGAGACATGAAATATTTCATGAATTCATATTCTTTTATTCTTTCTGTGCAATATTCAAGAAATACGAAACAAGGATACATAATGGATTCTTATTTAATGAAATCACATTAAAAGTCAAAACTAAATGGCATGAAATCAATTCGTTTGTCATATGGATATTCATTCATTGTTAATGGAATTATATTAAAAGTCATGAAATCAATTTAAAACAACAATTTTTGTCAACAATACGTTTGTCgtctgttttttttaatattgttacATAATATTTTTTGGTTggttttttatgattttttgatACCATAATTGATTAAGGTTTTGGTATTTGTTTAGATGATAATATCCCTATTAGAATTACCGAATAATTTAGTTAAGAGTTACAGGGATTATTTAGTTACCATTCTCTTGTATTTAATGACCACTATGATGACTCTTTCTTATAATCTGGTATATATTTAAGTTGCAATAAATAAGAGATTATTATTACTAATATTAATAATTTATGAACTTAGAGTTTAAATTCATTTAACATGTGTGTGTGAGCTTATGATTTGGTTCATGATCTATTTATGAcactttgtcttttttttttttttttgaacggcaaatttggatcactgacggacacTTTGTCTATTTAGGTGGGGTTGTTTGCTTCATGTGTTAAATCATTATCATGATATATTCTGAATAATATTATATATGTGTTACATATTAACTTTATTAAAAGAATATATAAGAATGGTACAAATATATGAATGTTTATATGGTAAAAGATATATTTGCAAAATTgagattatttttataaaatttgtcaCCATAAAAAACACTTATCTCCAAGCAATAAAAGAGTCATATTTTATTTAAACGTCATGAGGATACTTGTTTATGTTTAAAAGTCGAGTgacaaatatatgtatataagtTGTACTTGTTATTCATTATACCATGATAGGTTAATACATAAATTACATATGTTTGCTTGTCTGAGATGAAAAGATATCCTATTTTGTAAAGTTGCATGATTAGTTTGAATTATATGGGGATATCTTATAATATCATGCATTTATAAAATTTGAATTTATGTACACCTTCTATTATATTCTATACAAAATCATTTATTTTTATAGAACGAAATTCTCTATGCAATCATTTATTATTATAGATAGATCAGATAAAACAACTAAACCAAAGGTGTGGTATGTTGTCACTCTCATGAAAGAGTACAAATATGATTATAAATGACATTTGAAATGTCATACTCATTGAATCtcattattaatttataaaaaggTCATAAGATTTTCGACTGATAAATCGTACATGACTCGGACATACTAGTAAAAGTTATGTGAAGAGAagattataaaagaaaatatgGTTAAAACAATTTCCATTTATCTTACATCAATTTGCTCATGAAGTTGCAATATTGTCAAATGTCAAAAGGTATATAGTGACTTCATATCCATATGTCCGAgagaataataaaaaaatcatggGACTTTTCTAGTTTTACTCCATTCCCTGAAGTGAATGTGACCATTGGAATGGTAATGATCATGGACAAGATTGAAAATTTGTAATGAGATCGACCATCAAAAATGCAACGGTGATCATGTTAATAATGAGATGGACCACAAAAAGTGGTAAACTAAGGAATTATTCTTTTGTATCCTATGTTTTATATTACATTAGTGCAAGTAATACATATACCATCATAAACTAGAAGTTTATGGATCATGATTATTTACTTTATTGGCATGACCGATTAGACCACACCGTGTCAATGATGATCTGAAACGTAttgaagaactagaagattcttcaagttGGTAATTAACATGCAATATTTGCTCTCAAGGGAAGTTAAGTATATGCCAATAAAAGTAGGGTGTGAATCCCTAGATAAAGTTTGGAAATGataaaaggatatgaatatcctatcattataccatttagtgttttaaatcgatgcatcgtctaaatggttatcatgTATGCAACTTGAAGTTTGCATGATTTGTCTTAGCTACGAAGATAGCAAGCATGTTATTCCATTGGCATATTTGTTTTGGTAAATTTAATTCCCAGGTGATAATGATTATTGGAATAAGTGTTGAACTTTCTATAAATTTATACACGAATTGCTTTTGTTGAAGACGGTAACCAAACGTCTACGATTGATTGCAAAGTCAATAATCATGAGAGCAAaagtttatgtttaaatttgagtTCATGTGATTTTAGATCTGCGATAacattaattcacatcaagccaacgTGTTGTAGTAGTTTCTCCCCattatagttggtttttggtcaggaaccaaaaaTGTCCCTTCTAAGATTTTGTTTGTGCGGTATATATGGAAACTGATCCACCACTACGCACAAAGACGGGACCTTAAAAGGTGTTTGGGAATATATGGTAACGAATAGAGCCATTCACGAGATATTTATTTACGGCTCAATTAATTGATAT is from Helianthus annuus cultivar XRQ/B chromosome 9, HanXRQr2.0-SUNRISE, whole genome shotgun sequence and encodes:
- the LOC110875891 gene encoding calmodulin-binding receptor-like cytoplasmic kinase 2 encodes the protein MEDKRMMIHGNIATFKFGLDENWNAKIEDFEWAVFLPPNKKDEVMCKRTYFDSMYHVDPEYAKTSKLKRESDVYSFEVVMFEILCGRRADQNYLTESEEGPVHVARQSFSNGTIEDIMDPKLKEETDMKMYIQNRGVNKDSLHIFLKVANQCVTETQDQRPTMKVVFDKLEKALIFQEEGVQRLNNEEALEVQLMHGNTVGKNLEHLKIPLTHIQSATHDFSNEHRIANFPEGYAFYRAEIEHYDKENPSSKRKNNVLIKRCLSGTSEMILIIEDFSHEFLGDFLGDLKDKRLLTWEKRLKISVDVAYALNYIHFEMEDQKAIINRDINCYNIGLDENLGAKIVDFWYSVFLPPNQDDEALYLKYVGKRYYADPEYKMTFKLKRQSDVYSFGVVLFELLCGRASPCSKTKL